One window of the Populus trichocarpa isolate Nisqually-1 chromosome 9, P.trichocarpa_v4.1, whole genome shotgun sequence genome contains the following:
- the LOC7489275 gene encoding uncharacterized protein LOC7489275 isoform X2: MNKGFWMSKGTDGDPAFGNPSRLESKRSHQWFIDDAEPELFPSKKQAVQTPNSTMTSGISSANAPSWDNTPGFQSVPNQFIHRLFGAETARSVNFAERNLYPSGTGDSNASVSLSISHAMGDPEACVNYGGFRKVKVNQVKDSDSGMHVPKGHGFAIESDSNNSTVQGFNRESESSFISMGQAFDEDNNVTVMGHTYNKEDAHIGSMSSTYIKVDDSAIPISDTYRKEDTNLLSFGGFDDAHDIIPVCRPINNYDHPYDQSSVKTREAVDQKELGAKAVASNTRATKSKSEPVSKNRQELKTTRKEAPNSFPSNVRSLISTGMLDGVPVKYISLSRKELRGIIKGSGYLCGCQSCNYSKVLNAYEFERHAGCKTKHPNNHICFENGKTIYQIVQELRNTPESMLFDAIQTVFGAPINQKSFRIWKESFKAATRELQRIYGKEELML; the protein is encoded by the exons AACAAGGGATTTTGGATGTCAAAGGGTACAGATGGAGATCCAGCATTTGGGAATCCATCCAGGCTTGAATCTAAACGATCTCATCAGTGGTTTATAGATGATGCTGAGCCTGAGTTGTTCCCTAGCAAGAAGCAAGCAGTGCAAACTCCAAACAGCACCATGACTTCTGGAATTTCCAGTGCAAATGCTCCTTCCTGGGATAACACCCCTGGTTTTCAGTCTGTCCCAAACCAATTTATTCACCGGTTATTTGGGGCTGAAACTGCAAGGTCTGTCAATTTTGCTGAAAGGAATTTATATCCTTCTGGAACTGGTGACTCAAATGCATCTGTTAGCCTGTCTATATCTCATGCTATGGGAGATCCTGAAGCCTGTGTTAACTATGGTGGTTTTAGAAAAGTCAAAGTAAATCAGGTTAAGGACTCTGACAGTGGTATGCATGTCCCAAAGGGACATGGTTTCGCAATTGAAAGTGACAGTAACAATTCCACTGTTCAGGGCTTCAACAGGGAAAGTGAAAGTAGCTTTATATCAATGGGGCAAGCATTTGATGAGGATAATAATGTCACAGTGATGGGTCATACCTACAATAAAGAAGATGCACACATTGGGTCAATGAGCTCCACTTACATCAAAGTTGATGACAGTGCCATTCCAATAAGTGACACATATAGAAAGGAGGACACCAATCTATTATCCTTTGGAGGATTTGACGATGCCCATGATATTATACCTGTTTGTAGGCCAATCAACAATTATGACCACCCTTACGATCAATCTTCAGTTAAAACACGAGAAGCAGTTGATCAAAAAGAGCTGGGTGCCAAGGCAGTTGCAAGTAATACTCGGGCAACTAAATCCAAATCCGAACCTGTTTCTAAGAACAGACAAGAGTTGAAAACTACCAGAAAAGAAGCTCCAAATAGCTTTCCTTCGAATGTCAGAAGTTTGATCTCAACTGGTATGCTTGATGGAGTCCCTGTAAAGTATATTTCCTTGTCACGCAAG GAGCTTCGTGGCATTATAAAAGGTTCTGGCTATCTTTGTGGGTGCCAATCATGTAATTATTCCAAG GTGCTCAATGCATATGAGTTTGAACGCCATGCTGGTTGCAAGACAAAACATCCAAACAATCATATATGCTTCGAAAATGGAAAAACTATCTATCAGATAGTACAAGAATTAAGGAACACTCCTGAAAGCATGTTATTTGACGCAATTCAAACTGTTTTTGGTGCGCCTATTAATCAGAAATCCTTTCGCATCTGGAAAG AATCGTTCAAAGCTGCAACTCGTGAGCTCCAGCGTATCTATGGGAAGGAAGAACTAATGCTGTAA
- the LOC7489275 gene encoding uncharacterized protein LOC7489275 isoform X1 — protein MQNKGFWMSKGTDGDPAFGNPSRLESKRSHQWFIDDAEPELFPSKKQAVQTPNSTMTSGISSANAPSWDNTPGFQSVPNQFIHRLFGAETARSVNFAERNLYPSGTGDSNASVSLSISHAMGDPEACVNYGGFRKVKVNQVKDSDSGMHVPKGHGFAIESDSNNSTVQGFNRESESSFISMGQAFDEDNNVTVMGHTYNKEDAHIGSMSSTYIKVDDSAIPISDTYRKEDTNLLSFGGFDDAHDIIPVCRPINNYDHPYDQSSVKTREAVDQKELGAKAVASNTRATKSKSEPVSKNRQELKTTRKEAPNSFPSNVRSLISTGMLDGVPVKYISLSRKELRGIIKGSGYLCGCQSCNYSKVLNAYEFERHAGCKTKHPNNHICFENGKTIYQIVQELRNTPESMLFDAIQTVFGAPINQKSFRIWKESFKAATRELQRIYGKEELML, from the exons CAGAACAAGGGATTTTGGATGTCAAAGGGTACAGATGGAGATCCAGCATTTGGGAATCCATCCAGGCTTGAATCTAAACGATCTCATCAGTGGTTTATAGATGATGCTGAGCCTGAGTTGTTCCCTAGCAAGAAGCAAGCAGTGCAAACTCCAAACAGCACCATGACTTCTGGAATTTCCAGTGCAAATGCTCCTTCCTGGGATAACACCCCTGGTTTTCAGTCTGTCCCAAACCAATTTATTCACCGGTTATTTGGGGCTGAAACTGCAAGGTCTGTCAATTTTGCTGAAAGGAATTTATATCCTTCTGGAACTGGTGACTCAAATGCATCTGTTAGCCTGTCTATATCTCATGCTATGGGAGATCCTGAAGCCTGTGTTAACTATGGTGGTTTTAGAAAAGTCAAAGTAAATCAGGTTAAGGACTCTGACAGTGGTATGCATGTCCCAAAGGGACATGGTTTCGCAATTGAAAGTGACAGTAACAATTCCACTGTTCAGGGCTTCAACAGGGAAAGTGAAAGTAGCTTTATATCAATGGGGCAAGCATTTGATGAGGATAATAATGTCACAGTGATGGGTCATACCTACAATAAAGAAGATGCACACATTGGGTCAATGAGCTCCACTTACATCAAAGTTGATGACAGTGCCATTCCAATAAGTGACACATATAGAAAGGAGGACACCAATCTATTATCCTTTGGAGGATTTGACGATGCCCATGATATTATACCTGTTTGTAGGCCAATCAACAATTATGACCACCCTTACGATCAATCTTCAGTTAAAACACGAGAAGCAGTTGATCAAAAAGAGCTGGGTGCCAAGGCAGTTGCAAGTAATACTCGGGCAACTAAATCCAAATCCGAACCTGTTTCTAAGAACAGACAAGAGTTGAAAACTACCAGAAAAGAAGCTCCAAATAGCTTTCCTTCGAATGTCAGAAGTTTGATCTCAACTGGTATGCTTGATGGAGTCCCTGTAAAGTATATTTCCTTGTCACGCAAG GAGCTTCGTGGCATTATAAAAGGTTCTGGCTATCTTTGTGGGTGCCAATCATGTAATTATTCCAAG GTGCTCAATGCATATGAGTTTGAACGCCATGCTGGTTGCAAGACAAAACATCCAAACAATCATATATGCTTCGAAAATGGAAAAACTATCTATCAGATAGTACAAGAATTAAGGAACACTCCTGAAAGCATGTTATTTGACGCAATTCAAACTGTTTTTGGTGCGCCTATTAATCAGAAATCCTTTCGCATCTGGAAAG AATCGTTCAAAGCTGCAACTCGTGAGCTCCAGCGTATCTATGGGAAGGAAGAACTAATGCTGTAA
- the LOC7489275 gene encoding uncharacterized protein LOC7489275 isoform X3 translates to MQNKGFWMSKGTDGDPAFGNPSRLESKRSHQWFIDDAEPELFPSKKQAVQTPNSTMTSGISSANAPSWDNTPGFQSVPNQFIHRLFGAETARSVNFAERNLYPSGTGDSNASVSLSISHAMGDPEACVNYGGFRKVKVNQVKDSDSGMHVPKGHGFAIESDSNNSTVQGFNRESESSFISMGQAFDEDNNVTVMGHTYNKEDAHIGSMSSTYIKVDDSAIPISDTYRKEDTNLLSFGGFDDAHDIIPVCRPINNYDHPYDQSSVKTREAVDQKELGAKAVASNTRATKSKSEPVSKNRQELKTTRKEAPNSFPSNVRSLISTGMLDGVPVKYISLSRKLRGIIKGSGYLCGCQSCNYSKVLNAYEFERHAGCKTKHPNNHICFENGKTIYQIVQELRNTPESMLFDAIQTVFGAPINQKSFRIWKESFKAATRELQRIYGKEELML, encoded by the exons CAGAACAAGGGATTTTGGATGTCAAAGGGTACAGATGGAGATCCAGCATTTGGGAATCCATCCAGGCTTGAATCTAAACGATCTCATCAGTGGTTTATAGATGATGCTGAGCCTGAGTTGTTCCCTAGCAAGAAGCAAGCAGTGCAAACTCCAAACAGCACCATGACTTCTGGAATTTCCAGTGCAAATGCTCCTTCCTGGGATAACACCCCTGGTTTTCAGTCTGTCCCAAACCAATTTATTCACCGGTTATTTGGGGCTGAAACTGCAAGGTCTGTCAATTTTGCTGAAAGGAATTTATATCCTTCTGGAACTGGTGACTCAAATGCATCTGTTAGCCTGTCTATATCTCATGCTATGGGAGATCCTGAAGCCTGTGTTAACTATGGTGGTTTTAGAAAAGTCAAAGTAAATCAGGTTAAGGACTCTGACAGTGGTATGCATGTCCCAAAGGGACATGGTTTCGCAATTGAAAGTGACAGTAACAATTCCACTGTTCAGGGCTTCAACAGGGAAAGTGAAAGTAGCTTTATATCAATGGGGCAAGCATTTGATGAGGATAATAATGTCACAGTGATGGGTCATACCTACAATAAAGAAGATGCACACATTGGGTCAATGAGCTCCACTTACATCAAAGTTGATGACAGTGCCATTCCAATAAGTGACACATATAGAAAGGAGGACACCAATCTATTATCCTTTGGAGGATTTGACGATGCCCATGATATTATACCTGTTTGTAGGCCAATCAACAATTATGACCACCCTTACGATCAATCTTCAGTTAAAACACGAGAAGCAGTTGATCAAAAAGAGCTGGGTGCCAAGGCAGTTGCAAGTAATACTCGGGCAACTAAATCCAAATCCGAACCTGTTTCTAAGAACAGACAAGAGTTGAAAACTACCAGAAAAGAAGCTCCAAATAGCTTTCCTTCGAATGTCAGAAGTTTGATCTCAACTGGTATGCTTGATGGAGTCCCTGTAAAGTATATTTCCTTGTCACGCAAG CTTCGTGGCATTATAAAAGGTTCTGGCTATCTTTGTGGGTGCCAATCATGTAATTATTCCAAG GTGCTCAATGCATATGAGTTTGAACGCCATGCTGGTTGCAAGACAAAACATCCAAACAATCATATATGCTTCGAAAATGGAAAAACTATCTATCAGATAGTACAAGAATTAAGGAACACTCCTGAAAGCATGTTATTTGACGCAATTCAAACTGTTTTTGGTGCGCCTATTAATCAGAAATCCTTTCGCATCTGGAAAG AATCGTTCAAAGCTGCAACTCGTGAGCTCCAGCGTATCTATGGGAAGGAAGAACTAATGCTGTAA